CGCTGACACCGAGGGCGATCACCAGAAACAACACTACAACGGCAAGCAGAGCAGACGTGGTCAGGAACAGGCCCTGGCGGGCCTGAAGTACAGCGGCTGTCATCAGTTCAGCCCCAGTTTTCTGAGCTGCTCACCCACCTGTTCAGCACCGTAAATCGTACGGATCGTCGGGTTCATCGCCTGGCCGTCCATCACCACGATATGGCCTTTTTTGACGGCATCCAGCTGGCTGACGGCAGGATCGGTTTTCAGGAATTTGATTTTTTCTTCCGCGTTATCCAGCGCCCAGCGGTTGCGATCCAGGCTGGAAACCACAATCACATCCGGATTAGCGGCAATAATGCTTTCCCAGCCCACGGTGGGCCATTCGGTTTCGGAGGTGATGGCGTTGTGCCCGCCCAGCACGTTAGCAATAAAACCGGAGGCGCTGTTTTTACCGCCGACATAGGCATCAGCCGAAGGAGAGGAGCTTGAGAACCAGAAAACAAAGGAGAGGTCTTTTTTGTTTTTACCAAACTCCTGGCGCAGGTCAGCTTCACGTTTTTTGAAATCGGCAATCACGGCCTGGCCGCGATCTTCCACGTTAAAGATTTTGGCGAAATCCTCAATCTCTTTATAGAGATAGGTCATGTCCCACAGCTTCTGGCGGCTGCCGTACATATCACCTGCGGCTTTTTTGGTGGCGCACATGCCCGGTGACACGTAGCTGTTCACACCGACCGTGGCCAAATCTTCACGTTTCGCCACCTTACTTTCAGGCCCAAGTAACAGGGGAAGCTGCGCAGGCACAAAATCAGGGTTTTGCGAAAGGATGGATTCAAGGGTCGGGATTTCTACCGTCAGGGTTTTGATTTTTGCGTTCTGTTCAGCCAGCTGCGGCAACACTTTGGTTGGCCAGAAGGCGCTGGCCTTCACCTTATCTTCCAGGCCGAGCAGGAGCAAAATTTCGACGGTATTCTGACCCAGGGCCACCACGCGTTCCGGCGCTTTGGTGAAGGTCTCTTTATAACCACAGTTTTCAATGG
This region of Enterobacter cancerogenus genomic DNA includes:
- a CDS encoding siderophore ABC transporter substrate-binding protein EitA, translated to MKKVICALGLAFASVSSALATTYPLTIENCGYKETFTKAPERVVALGQNTVEILLLLGLEDKVKASAFWPTKVLPQLAEQNAKIKTLTVEIPTLESILSQNPDFVPAQLPLLLGPESKVAKREDLATVGVNSYVSPGMCATKKAAGDMYGSRQKLWDMTYLYKEIEDFAKIFNVEDRGQAVIADFKKREADLRQEFGKNKKDLSFVFWFSSSSPSADAYVGGKNSASGFIANVLGGHNAITSETEWPTVGWESIIAANPDVIVVSSLDRNRWALDNAEEKIKFLKTDPAVSQLDAVKKGHIVVMDGQAMNPTIRTIYGAEQVGEQLRKLGLN